CGACTTCGGCAGGCGTGCGCCCGAAACGCGTGGCGCCTGCGTCGAGCAGTCCGGCGTGCGGCGCGGCGAGATAGCCGGCGTCGTCGCAATGCTCGAGCCAGAATGCGGCGATCGCGAGGTCGCCCTCGCCGAGCGCCATCGACAGGCGCTGCAGGATGCGCAGATGCGGATCGGTGGAGTCGTCGGCCGCGATGCGCTGCAGGCCGTCCGAGTCGTCGCCGTTCCAGCTCGCCCCGCGCACGTCCCACAGCGAGGATTCGGGCAGTTCGTCGAATGCGGCGACGTCGGACATGCCGTCTGCAGGTTCCGGCACCGGACTTGCAGTGGATTCCTCGTCGAGTTCCAGCAGCGGGTTCTGCTCCAGGGCCCGACGGATCTCCAGTTCGAGCTGCAGGCCGTCGAGCTGGAGCAGCCGGATCGATTGCAGCAGCTGGGGCGTCATCTGCAGCTGTTGGCCCAGCTGCATCGAGGTGGTAGCACTTGCTTTCATCGCGGGTCCGGAGCCTCGTGGCGCTCCCTGCGCCCGTGAAAGCATCGTGAAGGCGATGCGACGGTTCCGGTATCGGGGCGTTTCCCACGGCGGCAGGGGCCAGCCTGAGGGCTGTAGGGGTTTTCCTGACAGCGAGTCCAGCGCGCGGGTGGCGGTTTTCCGGCGCGTGCCGCGCGCCTCAGGCCGGCTCGCGCCCCTGGCGCGCCGCGAACAGCACCAGTTCGTTGGCGCGGCGGCAGCCCAGCACTTCCATCATGCGCGCGCGGTGGGTCTCTACAGTCTTGACGCTGATGCCCAGTTCGACGCCGATCTCCTTGCTGCTGAGTCCGCGGCCGATCATGTCCAGGATCTGTCGCTGCCGATTGGACAGCGCATCGATACCGGCCGACCTGGGGCGGTTGAACAGCGGCGCCATCATCCGCGACGACAGCCGCGGGCTCAGGAACACCTCGCCCGCGACCGCGGTGCGCAGGGCCAGTTCCAGTTCCAGCGGCGCTGCGTCCTTGACCACGAAACCGGCGGCGCCACGTTCGAGCGCGCTGCGCACGTGCTGGGTGTCGTCGTGCATGGACATGATCAGCACGCGAACCGACGGCAGCTCGGCATGGATCGACCCCATCGCTTCGATCCCGCTGCGTCCGGGCAACGAGAGGTCCATCAGCACGATGTCAGGGCGGTGGATCAGCGCGAGCTCCAGCGCCTCCTCGGCGCGACTGGCCTCGGCGCAGACGTCGATGCCGCCGAATCCCTGCAGCAGGCGGGCCAGGCCCGCCCGCACAAGGGTATGGTCGTCCACGATCATCACTCGCAACAACAGCTCTCCTTAGCCTCCCGGGCATGCCCGGACTCCGAAGGATACGCGAGGCAGGCGTTCATCGTCGGCGCTGCTCCGCGACCGCCCGGCGATGCAGGCGGAAGAGGTGACGGTCGAGCGCTTCCACCAGGTCAGGGCGGAGGTCGACGAAGGCCAGCCACATGCGGGTGCCGTGGGCACCTTCTCGACGGGCGATGACTTGGGCAGGCAGTTCGAGGTGATCGGGCAGCCAGTCGGCCGGTTGCAGCCGGACGATCGCACGGCCGCGCTGCGCGAGCCCGACGGTCGGGTCCAGATCGACGCGCAGGCCCGCCCGGGACCAGCGCACCGGTTGCTCGGGCAGGTCGTGGGTCCGCGCCAGACGACCAATGAGCCCGAGGATCAGGTCCAGCTTCGCGTCCATCCGCTGCGCCAGCAGGGGCAGGTCCCCATGCTCCTCGCCGCCATCGTCCTTGCGGAGATCCTCGATGTGCGCGAGCCCCGACAGCAGTGCGATGGCCTGCGCCTGACGGCCGCGGGAGGCAGAAGGCTCGACGGCGACGGGGAGTTCGATGTCGCAGGTCAGCGAGTCGCCGAACAGGTGTGCGTCAGCCTCGTCGACCTGTGCGGGGTCGACATCCGGGCTCACGACGCGTCTCCGGCGTAGGCACGCGACGCGTTCTCGGTGCGACGGGCCAGACGCAATGCTTCGCCGATGACCTGTTGGCGTTCCTGCATCCGCAGCAAGAGGGCGTTCTGCAACTGCAGCAGGCCACGCAGCGCCGCGACAGGTGCGTGGGCGCCGACCTCCGCGATATAGACGTGCAACTGGTCGTGGTATGCGGCCATCTGCTGGCTCGCGTCGTGGACATCGCCATCGAGGGCGATTCCGAGCGCGTCCAGACGCGCGTGGAGCTCCCCGATGTCGGGCATGGTCACGCCGCCGCTCCGGCGGTCATCGGGGGCGCGACGGGCTGGATCGCATGCCATGCGGACTCGATCTCGACCAGCAGGGCCAGCGATTCATGCAGGGCGTTGACATCGCTGTGCAGATTGGCTTCGGTCAGACGCCGGATCAGGTACTCGTACAGCGACGCCAGGTTTCCAGCGATTTGGCCCCCGGCTTCGTGGTCGAGCGAGCCATTGAGATGGCTGACAATCGCGCAGGCCTCGCCGATCGCCTTGCCTTTGCGCAGCTGGTCGCCGTTGGCAATGCAGGCTTCGGCAAGCCGGATGCGCTCGCAGGCGCCCGCCAGCAGCAGGGCGATCAGCTTGTGCGGATCGGCCTCGGCCACGCTTGTGGCAACTGCCATGCGGCGATACTGGTCGGCGTGCTGGCGGCTGGATCCGTACATGAGGTGTTCCTGGAATGACGAGGCCTGGCGGCCGACACTGGGGTATCGGCGGTACTGGGCCGAGACTTGAGCTTCAGTTATCGCGGTTGGACGCCAGCAGGCTGTTGAGCGAACTGCTGCTGCTCTGCATCTGCACGACCATCATCTCCATCGCGGTGAACTGCGAGGTATAGAGGCTGGACAGCTTCGTCATGCGGAGGTCCAGCGCGTCGAGCTGTTTCTCCAGGTCGGAGACCTGCTTGTTCAGACCTTCGGTGCGCTTGACCAGGCTGCCGCTGATCGAGTCGAGATTGTCCTTCAGCAGCGTGGTCAGCTTCTCTGCGTAGCCGCCTTGGGTACCGAAGGCTGACGCCGCCGCGCCCGGATCGGCGGCGATTGCCACCGTGAAGTCGCTGGCGTTGAAGCTCAGCAGGCCGTCCTTGCCGGCCGTCACGCCCAGTGCCTTGAGACTTTCGGACTGCTCCCCGACCTGGCTGCGAAGCTGCTGCTGCAGCGTGCGCACCAGTGAGTCGCCATTCAACGCAGCGGCGGCCTTGGTCGTGGCGTTGTAGCTGCTGTTGGACTTCAGCGTGGTGACGACGTTGTTGTAGGCGGTGACGAAGGAGGCGACGTTGGTGCTGAGGGCCTCGTTGTCCTGGGCGATGCGCAGCGTCTGCGCGCCTTGCGTGACACGCGTGAGATCGAGCGTGGTGCCCGGCACGAGCCCGGAGACGCTGTTGCTGGCCGAGCGGCGCTCCAAGCCGTCCACCCAGACAACGGCATCGGTCGCGGCGACGGTTTCGCTCATCCCGCCACCGGAGCCGGTGGTCAATGCCTGCAGGCCGTTGTCATCCCCCTCGGCGGTGATTGTCAGCGCGTTGGCGGTGCCCGTGGAGGCTGCCGTGAAGACCAGATGCTGGCCCTGGCTGGAGGTCACGACCGTCGCGCCCACCCCCTTGCCCCCGGCCGCGCGATTCACCGCGTTGGCGATGTCGGTCAGCGTCGCATCTTCACCGATCTCGACTGACAGGCTTTCATCCTCCCCCCAGGCGAAGGTCAATGTGCCGCTGCCGGGCTTCGCGTCCGGCGCGTGGCCGGCGGATGCCAGTTTCTGCGCACCTGCCAGCGCATCGACGCGCACGCTGTAGGTGCCGGGCACCGCGCCACTTGCCGCAGTCGCGGCGAAGCCCGCATCAGCGGCGGTGGTCGCCTTGAACGACGGCTTGTCGGCACTCGTCGAAAGCCGGCTCAATGCAGTCTGCAGGTTGGCCATGGCGCTCTTGACCTGGCCGACCGCCGACAGCTTGGCATTGATCGCGGTCCCTGCACTCGTGATGCGCTTCTCGGTCGGTGCACGGGACGAAGACACCAGACTCGACACGAGACTGGGAATGTCGATGCCGGAGCCGGTCGCGGAAATGGCCATGTCGATCTCCTGTTATCTGGACGCGCCAGCCTGCGGCACCGGTTTTCGTGAGAGCACACTGGGTATCGGCAAACTTGTGCCGGACTTGAGCCGCTCTCCGCCCCTGCAATAAACGTGCCTCTGGACGGGGGAGCGGGCAGGCCCGCTCAGTCGGGCAGCCACTGCGACAGCCAGAACGTTGCATGTGATTCGTCGAGCATCCAGTCGCGACGCACTGCGTCTCGCAGTGCGTCTCCGGCTCGGGCCGCAGCGTCCAGGTCGTGCGTGTGCATGCGGACGGCCTCGACCCAGTCCCTGAAACGCGGTTTGACGCGCGTGACCGGCAACTCGCCCCGATACGGCGTGACATCGCTGCAGACGATCGGATAGCCACACGCGCCGTACTCGAGCAGGCGCAGATTGCTCTTGCAGCGGTTGAACAGGTTGTCCTCGAGGGGGGCCAGGGCGAGGTCGAGATTCAAGCCGGCCAGTCGGGCTGGGTAGTCCTCGATCGCGACGCCGGGATAGAACTCGTGCACGTAGGGGCGCAGCTTGTCCGGGCACATCCCCAAAAACACCCATTCGACCTCGTCGGCCAGTTCGCGCACCACGTCTGCAATCAGTTCCAGATCGCCGCGATGTCCGGCGCCGCCGCCCCAGCCCACGCGAGGGCGGCGGCCCTGGCGTCGCTGCGCCTTCACCGCGCCCCACCACGGCAGGGGCAGGCGGTTCTCAATGATACGGATGTCCGGGTGCAGACCGTCCAGTGCTTCGGCGAGAGGGGCGGTCGATACGACAAACCGGTCCACCAGCTTCAGCGCATCGCGCATCGTCTTGAGCACGTCGCTCGGCAGCTGCCCCTTGTGCGCACTCTTCATCGGCACGTTGGGGAGGTAGTCGTCGAGCTCGGCGACCTTGAAGCTGCGACTGAACCGGAGCATGCGCTTCTGCGGCTCCAGCTGGCTCTTGAGCATCTGCCGCTGCAACACCACCACGTCTGGCGCGAGGCGTTCCATCTCCACCGGCGTGCAGTAGCGGTCGCCGACCCGCACATCAGCGATGCCGAACGCGTTCATTGCGGTAGCCGGCTGGAGAATCCGGTAGTGGCCGCAGCCGAAGCGGTCGGCCGGAAGCGCGAGCGCCACCGGCAGCGGGCGCCATGGCAGCGGGTTCCAGTTGAACGTGGTGTCGGTCTCGACTTGGAACGCCGGGCCGTTGAGGCTCAGGTTGCGGTTGTAGGCCGGATCATTGGCGAGCACCGGCAGCCATTTCACGTACATCGCGTCCTGCGCCTCGATGCGCAACCGTGCTTTCGTCTCAATATTTGTCCTGTCTTCCCGAACCTGGCTGGCGCCACCTTCGTGGAGGAGCAGCGCGTGGGGCGTCCACACGATCAGATAGCCCGCCTGACCGGCCTTCAGGCACAGGTCGGCGTCGTTATAGGCGTTGCGCAGCGGCCCGCCGTCAAGACCGCCAATCTCGTCGAACACTGACCTGCGGATCATCAGGCACGAACCCGAGACGGCACTGTAATTCTGGTCCACCTGCAGGCGGTACATGTAGCCTGGCGCGTCGATTTTCCCGCCGGCGAAGGCGGGCGCCGCTGGGCCATGCAGCCCCAGCACCGAGCCGGCGTGCTGCACCGTGCCATCAGGATTGAGCAATTTTGCGCCGACAATCCCGACCTCCGGGCGTTGCGCATGATTGAGCATCGCGTCCAGCCAGTCATCACGCAGGATCGCGGTGTCGTTGTCGAGCAGCAGCAGATACTCGCCTCGCGCACTCTGCGCGGCGAGATTGACCATCGCTGCATAATCGAAGGGCTGCGCGTAGCGCATTACCCGCAACTGCGGGGTGTCCATCGCCGTGATGCCGTCCAGCCAGCTGCAGGCATCGCTGTCGGTACTACCGTTGTCGACGATCAGCACCTCGTAGTTCGCGTAGCGCGTTTTCTCCAGCAGCGACTCGATACATCGGTTGAGCAGGCCGAACTGGTTCCGGCTGGGAATAATGATGGAAACCCCCGGCGTCGGCTGGTGTCCATAGTCGATCCTATAGCAGCCAGGGAGGTGCGCCTCGATTGAGGCGCGATCGTAGCCGCGATTGCGCAGGTGCCGATGCAAGAGCTCGAGTTCCGAGTCGCGCGTGCGCACCTCCTGCAGCGGCAGGATCAGCAAAGGTTCGTGCACATGTCCGAGTCCTTCGATGCCGCCGGCATCGATCAGCCGGAGCAACAGATCGAACTCCGGTGCGTCTGCGAACGCGGGATCGAAGCCGCCCGTGTCGAGAAACGCGTCGCGGCGGAACAGCCAGTGACGCGACAGGCCCGACGGCATCGACAGCAGCAGATCGAGATTGAAGTCGGGTCGCAGCAGGGCGGACAGTTCGCCAGTGCCGCCGCGCATCATCTCGTCTGCACAGAGCGCGCGTGTGTGTGGCGTTGCAATCAGCTCGAGCGCGGCCGCCAGCATGCCCGGGGCGATGAATTCAGAGCCGGCGTCGACCACGATGACCCAGTCGCAGTCACCGTTCTGCACGATTCGGTTGACGTCCGGGTAGCTGCCCTCCGCATGGAAGTGGATCTGCAGTGCCGTCGCACTCCCGACTGCCGTATGCATCGGAGGCGGCTTGCCCAGCCAGTCGAGTCGCAGATACGGATAGAGGCCATGCGCCCGCTGCAGG
The genomic region above belongs to Luteimonas chenhongjianii and contains:
- the fliS gene encoding flagellar export chaperone FliS, with the protein product MYGSSRQHADQYRRMAVATSVAEADPHKLIALLLAGACERIRLAEACIANGDQLRKGKAIGEACAIVSHLNGSLDHEAGGQIAGNLASLYEYLIRRLTEANLHSDVNALHESLALLVEIESAWHAIQPVAPPMTAGAAA
- a CDS encoding response regulator → MRVMIVDDHTLVRAGLARLLQGFGGIDVCAEASRAEEALELALIHRPDIVLMDLSLPGRSGIEAMGSIHAELPSVRVLIMSMHDDTQHVRSALERGAAGFVVKDAAPLELELALRTAVAGEVFLSPRLSSRMMAPLFNRPRSAGIDALSNRQRQILDMIGRGLSSKEIGVELGISVKTVETHRARMMEVLGCRRANELVLFAARQGREPA
- a CDS encoding PilZ domain-containing protein, translated to MSPDVDPAQVDEADAHLFGDSLTCDIELPVAVEPSASRGRQAQAIALLSGLAHIEDLRKDDGGEEHGDLPLLAQRMDAKLDLILGLIGRLARTHDLPEQPVRWSRAGLRVDLDPTVGLAQRGRAIVRLQPADWLPDHLELPAQVIARREGAHGTRMWLAFVDLRPDLVEALDRHLFRLHRRAVAEQRRR
- a CDS encoding glycosyltransferase encodes the protein MNIVIEPTQGDRAPTEKRERKSHAEAGPLHEPIVPIPAASPQTGRLHRRVEFPYYLVAPDYRETSSGIQCLHYLCHALNLEGADAYVVGCTTVHPRLKTPRLTDDIRDQHIADGRPPIAVYPETIRGNPLGADVCVRYMLNREGVIGGNTMDAAPGDIFVYHRAEFVDPARPGEVLTLPMVDPDTFSPEPAEERTLTLLYLNRVPKSAIDFQTLPADVQVLSPDVPLPLDALAPLFRRARVLYTFESSTTCRLAAMCGCPVVALTAPGYDRYACTPQTRADVGGGIVWDDSPRSLAKAHAETPAVRCQHLQAEDRFWTRLQAFTSTTQEVMRKKASGENTPKVAPSMQLWLERRMPTAAQSAIVAQALQTATCPMLGVIVVGQAHSPDAAAATLASLQRAHGLYPYLRLDWLGKPPPMHTAVGSATALQIHFHAEGSYPDVNRIVQNGDCDWVIVVDAGSEFIAPGMLAAALELIATPHTRALCADEMMRGGTGELSALLRPDFNLDLLLSMPSGLSRHWLFRRDAFLDTGGFDPAFADAPEFDLLLRLIDAGGIEGLGHVHEPLLILPLQEVRTRDSELELLHRHLRNRGYDRASIEAHLPGCYRIDYGHQPTPGVSIIIPSRNQFGLLNRCIESLLEKTRYANYEVLIVDNGSTDSDACSWLDGITAMDTPQLRVMRYAQPFDYAAMVNLAAQSARGEYLLLLDNDTAILRDDWLDAMLNHAQRPEVGIVGAKLLNPDGTVQHAGSVLGLHGPAAPAFAGGKIDAPGYMYRLQVDQNYSAVSGSCLMIRRSVFDEIGGLDGGPLRNAYNDADLCLKAGQAGYLIVWTPHALLLHEGGASQVREDRTNIETKARLRIEAQDAMYVKWLPVLANDPAYNRNLSLNGPAFQVETDTTFNWNPLPWRPLPVALALPADRFGCGHYRILQPATAMNAFGIADVRVGDRYCTPVEMERLAPDVVVLQRQMLKSQLEPQKRMLRFSRSFKVAELDDYLPNVPMKSAHKGQLPSDVLKTMRDALKLVDRFVVSTAPLAEALDGLHPDIRIIENRLPLPWWGAVKAQRRQGRRPRVGWGGGAGHRGDLELIADVVRELADEVEWVFLGMCPDKLRPYVHEFYPGVAIEDYPARLAGLNLDLALAPLEDNLFNRCKSNLRLLEYGACGYPIVCSDVTPYRGELPVTRVKPRFRDWVEAVRMHTHDLDAAARAGDALRDAVRRDWMLDESHATFWLSQWLPD
- the fliD gene encoding flagellar filament capping protein FliD — its product is MSSLVSSSRAPTEKRITSAGTAINAKLSAVGQVKSAMANLQTALSRLSTSADKPSFKATTAADAGFAATAASGAVPGTYSVRVDALAGAQKLASAGHAPDAKPGSGTLTFAWGEDESLSVEIGEDATLTDIANAVNRAAGGKGVGATVVTSSQGQHLVFTAASTGTANALTITAEGDDNGLQALTTGSGGGMSETVAATDAVVWVDGLERRSASNSVSGLVPGTTLDLTRVTQGAQTLRIAQDNEALSTNVASFVTAYNNVVTTLKSNSSYNATTKAAAALNGDSLVRTLQQQLRSQVGEQSESLKALGVTAGKDGLLSFNASDFTVAIAADPGAAASAFGTQGGYAEKLTTLLKDNLDSISGSLVKRTEGLNKQVSDLEKQLDALDLRMTKLSSLYTSQFTAMEMMVVQMQSSSSSLNSLLASNRDN